The Rhizobium rhododendri nucleotide sequence CGATATCCATGTCCTCTTCCATCGCCTTGTAGAGCGCGGAGTTGCTGGACAGTTTGAATGACGGAGCAGGTCGCGATCCGAAGCAGCTGCCACGTCCAGTGGTAAACGCGATCATGTTGGCGCCACCGGCAACCTGTCCGGTTGCCGATACGGGGTCGTAACCGGGCGTATCCATGAACACCAAGCCGCGTCCGGTGACCCGTTCGGCATAGCCATACACGTCTGTTAGCGGTGACCGGCCACCCTTGGCGACGGCGCCAAGCGACTTTTCGAGGATAGTCGTCAGGCCGCCGCGCTTGTTGCCGGGCGACGGATTGTTATCGAGCGATGCGCCGTGCAAGGCGACATACTTTTCCCACCATGTGATCTTGGCATCGAGCTTGGCAGCGACCTCTTCGCTCACCGCCCGGCTGCGCAGCAGGTGTTCTGCGCCGTAGATTTCCGAGGTTTCCGACAGAATGGCGGTGCCGCCGGCAGCAGCTAGGATATCTGCCGCAGCCCCCAGTGCAGGATTGGCGGTGATGCCGGAAAAGCCGTCCGAGCCGCCGCACTGCAGGCCGATGATGATCTCGCTGACGGAGATCGGCTCGCGGCGAGCGGTGCCCACTTCCTCGCAGATTTCCTTGAGCACGCCCATGGCAAGATTGACGGCACGGCGCGAACCACCGGCATCCTGAATGTTGAAATGACGCTTGCTGGCACCGGCACCGCTCTGACCGTAGAGCGTCAGCTGATTGACCTCGCATCCAAGCCCGATCATCAGCACGCCACCGAAATTGACGTGACGCGCGTAGCCGGCCAGTGTCCGGTGCAGGATATGCATGCCATCGCCGGTCGAGCTCATTCCGCAGCCCTGATCGTGGACGATCGGTACGAACCCGTCGATACCATCATAGTGCGGCAGCAGCGTCCGGTTTGCCTCTTCTGCGATGGCTCGGCAAACCGTGGTGGAACAGTTCACGCTGGCAAGGATGCCGATATAGTTTCTCGTTGCCGCTCGTCCGTCGGCGCGGCGGTAGCCTTGGAACGTCCGGGCCTTTTCAGCCTCGGTTGCCGGCTCCGGCGCCGCTGCTGCCGTCACGGAAAGCCGGTCGTTCTCGAAATGGAGGTTATGGCTGTGCACATGATCGCCGGCCTTGATCTCTGCCGTCGTGCGGCCGATTGCCTGTCCGTACTTGACCACAGCTTCGCCCAAGCCAAGATCCTTCAGCGCGAATTTGTGGCCTGGGTCGATCTTTTCGCGCGTCGTCAGCAGTCCGCTAAACGCAGTTCCCGCTGCGATCGGTGCAGTCGCAACGGCGACATTGTCCCCGTTGGACAAGATGATCCAAGGCTGGTTGTTCAACTTCGTCTCCCTGTCCAAGCGCTTGCTGCATTGGCAATCGCGCATTGATTTTGTTTTTTATCTACAATAAACATTTTGAAGTCAACGGGGAATATGCCGCTGACGAGGGAGAATGCGCCAACAACAAGCGCTTGTGAAAAGGCGCGCTACACTGGCCAAGCAAGCTTTGCCGCCCTAAGAGGTGGCCGAGCTGCGCGGGGTCGTGCAGGCAGCAGGGGGTCGGCATGGCC carries:
- a CDS encoding UxaA family hydrolase — protein: MNNQPWIILSNGDNVAVATAPIAAGTAFSGLLTTREKIDPGHKFALKDLGLGEAVVKYGQAIGRTTAEIKAGDHVHSHNLHFENDRLSVTAAAAPEPATEAEKARTFQGYRRADGRAATRNYIGILASVNCSTTVCRAIAEEANRTLLPHYDGIDGFVPIVHDQGCGMSSTGDGMHILHRTLAGYARHVNFGGVLMIGLGCEVNQLTLYGQSGAGASKRHFNIQDAGGSRRAVNLAMGVLKEICEEVGTARREPISVSEIIIGLQCGGSDGFSGITANPALGAAADILAAAGGTAILSETSEIYGAEHLLRSRAVSEEVAAKLDAKITWWEKYVALHGASLDNNPSPGNKRGGLTTILEKSLGAVAKGGRSPLTDVYGYAERVTGRGLVFMDTPGYDPVSATGQVAGGANMIAFTTGRGSCFGSRPAPSFKLSSNSALYKAMEEDMDIDCGTIATGETTIEAKGREIFELIIETASGKKTKSEAFGYGDNEFVPWHLGATL